Proteins from a single region of Gammaproteobacteria bacterium:
- the glcE gene encoding glycolate oxidase subunit GlcE, translating to MTDLHELTEAVHVSDSRDMTRELQETVRAAFERRTPLSIQGGNSKRFFGRTARGEPIALSAHRGIVNYEPAELVVTARSGTLLRELENLLEKNGQMLAFEPPHFGPGATLGGTVACGLSGPRRPYAGAVRDHLLGIRCLSGEGRLLRFGGEVVKNVAGFDAFRLMAGALGTLGVLTEISLKVLPRPEHEVTLAFECDTHDALARLNRWHCSPLPVSASVCDGTQLFIRIEGSVAGVRAAHDRLGGEVISCAGDFWEDVREHRHAFFADNEPLWRLSLPPATPPLSIVGRWFIDWGGAQRWLKTALPPKLIRETAARHGGHAQLFRGGERDGSVFHPLPPALLDLHKNLKQAFDPRGILNPQRMYREL from the coding sequence ATGACGGATCTCCACGAACTGACAGAGGCAGTACACGTGTCCGATTCCAGGGATATGACCCGGGAACTGCAGGAAACCGTTCGCGCCGCGTTCGAACGGCGCACGCCCTTGTCGATCCAGGGCGGCAACAGCAAACGATTCTTCGGCCGCACAGCGCGCGGCGAACCCATCGCCCTCTCCGCCCATCGTGGCATCGTGAACTACGAACCGGCGGAACTCGTGGTCACAGCCCGTTCCGGCACCCTGCTCCGCGAACTGGAGAACCTGTTGGAGAAAAACGGCCAGATGCTGGCGTTCGAGCCGCCGCACTTCGGCCCCGGGGCCACCCTGGGAGGCACCGTCGCGTGCGGCCTGTCCGGCCCGCGCCGCCCCTACGCCGGCGCTGTACGCGATCATCTGCTCGGCATACGCTGCCTCTCGGGTGAAGGCCGCCTGCTTCGCTTCGGCGGCGAGGTGGTCAAGAACGTGGCGGGCTTCGATGCCTTCCGGCTCATGGCGGGGGCGCTCGGCACACTCGGCGTACTGACCGAGATCTCCCTCAAGGTGCTGCCGCGACCCGAGCACGAGGTAACCCTGGCATTTGAATGCGACACACATGATGCGCTGGCCAGGCTGAACCGCTGGCACTGTTCCCCGCTCCCTGTCAGCGCGAGCGTCTGCGACGGCACGCAGCTCTTCATACGGATCGAAGGCAGTGTGGCGGGCGTACGGGCCGCGCATGACAGGCTCGGCGGCGAAGTCATATCCTGCGCCGGCGACTTCTGGGAAGATGTGCGCGAACACCGCCATGCCTTTTTCGCCGACAACGAACCCCTGTGGCGCCTTTCACTCCCGCCGGCCACGCCGCCGCTGTCGATCGTGGGCCGCTGGTTCATCGACTGGGGCGGGGCGCAGCGCTGGCTCAAGACCGCCCTGCCGCCCAAATTGATCCGCGAAACCGCGGCACGCCACGGCGGACATGCCCAGTTGTTCCGCGGCGGCGAGCGTGACGGATCCGTGTTCCATCCCCTGCCACCGGCCCTGCTCGACCTGCACAAGAACCTGAAACAGGCCTTCGATCCGCGCGGCATCCTGAATCCGCAGCGGATGTACCGGGAGCTCTGA
- a CDS encoding SPOR domain-containing protein: MAILSRLGWNTASLRHQYGSAWLAVLLLCLTAAARAAGPATGIVKAEVPAEAYVIQLAATDELPRPDSLPSAAPLQRYWLYALPAERGKPFAYRLRLGFFTDRKEAQTVKDQLMQYFPASWILKVSPLQEQRDGIPLAFNAAAAPPTDGPATTPAPAVVAAPAAAPATDDRLATLMESGRQAVATGDYPLAIRIYTKVLDTPDNPYAQDALEYLGLARDRNGQAAHAKAEYDQYLVLYPEGPGAERIRQRLAGLLTAREEPREKLPEQKITSDKPMEWSSAGSLSQYYRRDVTTIDGAGQTVNQSALITDLDLSARGRSENVDVRARFNGGYTYDLQSDGENLSRISNLYIDASNRRSGLSGRLGRQTRSSGGVFGRFDGLLVGYQTEHWGKFNVVGGYPVERSSDTSLNHEQVFYGISADLPPWMERWDYSVYAISQQAGDLTDRRAVGGEARYLDDARSLLALLDYDLHFRELNIFSLIGNWTVDESTAYNFGFNQSRSPFLSTTNALIGQTVTQVEDLLDTYSESVILDLALNRTATSRALSGGITRTLNDRLQLNADITLYSLSGTPESGGVAATESTGNEYLYSFQLVGNSLIRQGDLSILGLIYADASTTNTISLHLNSRYPVTDLLRINPRLRLDYRQFDQDEGTQLITTPSIRFDYRYRRNIDLDADIGMQWSNRDTSGTSEKTSGYYLFIGYSLGF, encoded by the coding sequence ATGGCCATCCTTTCCCGCCTCGGCTGGAATACCGCCAGCCTCAGGCATCAATATGGATCCGCCTGGCTGGCCGTACTGCTGCTGTGTCTCACCGCTGCTGCCAGGGCAGCCGGTCCAGCCACAGGGATCGTCAAGGCCGAGGTGCCGGCAGAGGCATACGTCATCCAGCTGGCGGCCACCGACGAGCTGCCGCGCCCCGACTCCCTCCCCTCGGCAGCGCCGTTGCAGCGGTACTGGTTGTACGCCCTGCCGGCGGAACGGGGCAAGCCGTTCGCATACCGGTTGCGCCTCGGCTTTTTCACCGACAGAAAGGAGGCGCAGACCGTCAAGGATCAGCTGATGCAGTATTTCCCGGCCAGCTGGATCCTGAAAGTGTCCCCGCTGCAGGAACAGCGTGATGGGATCCCGCTGGCGTTCAACGCAGCGGCGGCACCGCCCACCGACGGTCCTGCCACCACTCCGGCCCCGGCGGTCGTGGCAGCACCTGCTGCCGCCCCGGCGACCGATGACCGCCTGGCGACCCTGATGGAAAGCGGACGTCAGGCAGTCGCCACCGGTGACTATCCACTCGCAATACGGATCTATACAAAAGTTCTGGATACACCCGACAACCCCTACGCCCAGGACGCGCTCGAATATCTCGGGCTGGCGCGTGACCGCAACGGACAGGCAGCCCACGCGAAGGCGGAATACGACCAGTATCTCGTACTCTATCCTGAGGGTCCCGGCGCAGAACGCATCCGTCAACGCCTGGCTGGCCTGCTGACGGCACGGGAGGAGCCGCGCGAAAAGCTGCCCGAGCAGAAAATCACTTCCGATAAACCGATGGAGTGGAGCAGCGCCGGCAGCCTGTCCCAGTACTATCGTCGCGACGTGACGACAATCGACGGCGCAGGACAAACCGTTAACCAGTCGGCGCTCATCACCGATCTTGATCTGTCCGCACGGGGACGCAGCGAGAATGTCGACGTGCGCGCCCGCTTCAACGGCGGCTACACCTACGACCTGCAGAGTGACGGTGAGAACCTGTCCCGCATCAGTAATCTCTATATCGACGCCAGCAACCGGCGCAGCGGTCTCTCCGGCCGGCTCGGGCGGCAGACGCGCAGTTCGGGCGGCGTCTTCGGCCGCTTCGACGGACTTCTTGTGGGCTACCAGACCGAGCACTGGGGGAAATTCAACGTCGTCGGCGGTTATCCGGTCGAGAGATCCTCCGACACCTCGCTCAACCACGAGCAGGTCTTTTATGGTATCAGCGCCGATCTGCCGCCGTGGATGGAACGGTGGGATTACAGCGTCTATGCCATCTCCCAGCAGGCGGGAGACCTGACCGACCGCCGGGCGGTCGGCGGGGAGGCGCGCTATCTCGACGACGCCCGCTCGCTGCTGGCACTGCTCGATTATGATTTGCACTTCCGGGAGCTCAATATTTTCTCCCTGATTGGCAACTGGACGGTAGACGAATCGACGGCCTATAACTTCGGATTCAACCAGAGCCGCAGCCCCTTCCTCAGTACCACGAACGCTCTGATCGGCCAGACAGTGACACAGGTGGAAGACCTGCTCGATACCTACAGCGAAAGCGTCATCCTGGATCTGGCCCTGAACCGCACCGCCACCAGCCGCGCACTTTCGGGCGGCATCACGCGTACGCTGAACGACAGACTCCAATTGAACGCGGACATCACTCTTTACAGTCTGTCGGGCACGCCCGAATCGGGCGGTGTCGCCGCGACAGAGAGCACAGGCAACGAGTATCTCTATTCATTCCAGCTCGTCGGCAACAGTCTCATCCGACAGGGAGATCTTTCGATCCTTGGCCTGATCTATGCCGATGCCAGCACCACGAACACGATTTCTCTCCACCTGAACAGCCGCTACCCGGTCACCGACCTGCTGCGCATCAACCCCAGGCTGCGGCTCGACTACCGACAGTTCGACCAGGACGAAGGGACGCAGTTGATAACCACACCATCGATACGGTTCGATTACCGCTATAGACGCAATATCGATCTGGACGCGGACATCGGAATGCAATGGTCCAATCGAGATACCTCCGGCACTTCGGAAAAGACATCCGGCTACTATCTCTTCATAGGCTACAGCCTCGGCTTCTAG
- a CDS encoding cytochrome C, which yields MISALLLGVGVLIAHNAAAQDEKFDHFSTGFPLTGGHRDVACSDCHMRGIFKGTPRQCAACHTSTGSSSASKKPVTHIDTTDFCEDCHTTNAWRPTLKVDHFSVIGSCASCHNGRTAQGKGKNHISSDNNCDDCHTTSTFDNAVFDHSQVTGTCSSCHNGTTATGKPGNHVTTSAQCDTCHTTRAWTPASFDHSGVTGTCSSCHNGTTAAGKTNNHIATSAQCDTCHTTRAWTPADFDHSGVTGTCSSCHNGTTATGKTNNHLATTNQCDACHSTTAWTPANFSHNGITGTCSSCHNGTTATGKTNNHVVTSAQCDSCHSTNAWTPADFDHSGVTGTCSSCHNGTTATGKTNNHVATSAQCDSCHSTNAWTPADFDHSGVTGTCSSCHNGTTATGKTNNHVTTSAQCDTCHSTTAWTPANFSHNGITGTCSSCHNGTAATGKTNNHVATSAQCDSCHSTNAWTPADFDHSGVTGTCSSCHNGTTATGKTNNHVTTSAQCDTCHSTTAWVPATFDHSTVTGSCSSCHNGTTATGKTNNHVTTSAQCDTCHSTTAWVPATFDHSTVTGSCSSCHNGSGATGKPTGHFVTTQQCNICHNTSNWTTLTFRHNSTAYPGDHRVSLSCTDCHKTNAEIVPWPNSAYQPDCAACHAGDYKAGEHENASVSTNRNCAGTCHKSSPEHRVSDRNWD from the coding sequence GTGATATCTGCGCTGCTTCTGGGAGTCGGCGTCCTCATTGCACACAACGCTGCGGCTCAGGACGAGAAGTTCGATCATTTCTCGACCGGCTTCCCGCTCACCGGCGGTCATCGCGATGTTGCCTGCTCGGACTGCCACATGCGCGGAATATTCAAGGGAACACCGCGCCAGTGTGCGGCATGCCATACCTCGACCGGATCCTCCTCCGCCTCGAAGAAACCCGTCACCCACATCGATACCACTGATTTCTGCGAAGACTGCCATACCACGAACGCATGGAGACCGACGCTGAAGGTGGATCATTTCTCGGTCATCGGCTCTTGCGCAAGCTGCCATAACGGCCGCACGGCGCAGGGCAAAGGCAAGAACCACATCAGCAGCGACAACAACTGCGACGACTGTCATACCACCAGCACCTTTGACAACGCGGTGTTCGATCACTCCCAGGTCACCGGTACCTGTTCCAGCTGCCACAATGGCACCACCGCTACCGGCAAGCCGGGCAATCACGTGACCACCTCGGCCCAGTGCGACACCTGCCATACGACCCGCGCCTGGACACCGGCAAGTTTCGATCACAGTGGTGTCACCGGCACCTGTTCCAGCTGCCACAACGGCACCACCGCTGCCGGCAAGACGAACAACCACATCGCTACCTCGGCCCAGTGCGATACCTGCCATACGACCCGCGCCTGGACACCGGCAGACTTTGATCACAGCGGTGTCACCGGCACCTGTTCCAGCTGCCACAACGGAACCACCGCCACCGGCAAGACGAACAACCACCTTGCAACCACAAATCAGTGTGACGCCTGCCACTCTACCACGGCGTGGACCCCGGCGAATTTCAGCCATAATGGCATCACCGGCACCTGCTCCAGCTGCCACAACGGCACCACCGCCACCGGCAAGACGAACAACCACGTCGTCACCTCCGCCCAGTGTGACAGCTGCCACTCTACCAATGCCTGGACACCGGCAGACTTCGATCACAGCGGTGTCACCGGCACCTGCTCCAGCTGCCACAACGGCACCACCGCCACCGGCAAGACAAACAACCACGTCGCCACTTCCGCCCAGTGTGACAGCTGCCACTCTACCAATGCCTGGACACCGGCAGACTTCGATCACAGCGGTGTCACCGGCACCTGTTCCAGCTGCCACAACGGCACTACCGCCACCGGCAAGACGAACAACCACGTGACCACCTCGGCCCAGTGCGACACCTGCCACTCGACCACGGCGTGGACCCCGGCGAATTTCAGCCATAACGGCATCACCGGCACCTGCTCCAGCTGCCACAACGGCACTGCCGCCACCGGCAAGACGAACAACCACGTCGCCACCTCGGCCCAGTGTGACAGCTGTCACTCTACCAATGCCTGGACACCGGCAGACTTCGATCACAGCGGTGTCACCGGCACCTGCTCCAGCTGCCACAACGGCACCACCGCCACCGGCAAGACGAACAACCACGTGACCACCTCGGCCCAGTGCGATACCTGTCATTCAACCACGGCGTGGGTACCAGCGACATTCGATCACAGCACCGTCACTGGCTCCTGTTCCAGCTGCCACAACGGCACCACCGCCACCGGCAAGACGAACAACCACGTGACCACCTCGGCCCAGTGCGATACCTGTCATTCAACCACGGCGTGGGTACCAGCGACATTCGATCACAGCACCGTCACTGGCTCCTGTTCCAGCTGCCACAACGGCAGCGGGGCGACCGGCAAGCCGACCGGACACTTCGTAACGACCCAGCAGTGCAACATCTGCCACAACACCAGCAACTGGACGACATTGACCTTCCGCCACAACAGCACCGCCTATCCCGGCGATCATCGGGTCAGCCTGAGCTGCACCGACTGTCACAAGACAAACGCCGAGATCGTGCCCTGGCCCAACTCGGCATACCAGCCTGACTGCGCGGCATGCCATGCCGGCGACTACAAGGCGGGCGAGCATGAGAACGCATCTGTGAGTACCAACCGGAACTGCGCCGGTACCTGTCATAAATCGTCTCCCGAGCATCGCGTCAGCGACAGAAACTGGGATTAA